A stretch of Triticum aestivum cultivar Chinese Spring chromosome 1D, IWGSC CS RefSeq v2.1, whole genome shotgun sequence DNA encodes these proteins:
- the LOC123176981 gene encoding uncharacterized protein, with protein MDRLLPVVVLADDLGRLPQRSLAVSRAVCKCLRDIIDDLSLLRADRLPLSLGKIFTNFEAMELSEFFSPVNDPAAISRSGLLGIIDDHCNGLVLIKYVDHYVMNPITLQGVLLPPPPPPSTEMKDFYQNGAKYLVFDPTVAPDYEVFLIPHVPGRDTLGLLSLELEWPPSPFILSVYSSTSKHWEQRPFVRKGDAIGSIGHILQSEKEREKHYGVYLRGALYVHCQNDYFYKISPSNGEYQVIKPPPGIETSNHRQVYLGKSRNERQDNLQVDGPWSSQEYYYDDAGHDHMKKAPQEYCYDYFSIHNEEGPAAEGTRLAFLGFHPFNKDVVFLTDTSEQGFAYHLESSTVEHLEKLNPMTESVYYNPRTFVEVSFPFTPCLTGELS; from the exons ATGGACCGACTGCTACCCGTTGTAGTGCTCGCGGACGACCTCGGCCGTCTCCCGCAGCGAAGTCTCGCCGTTTCACGCGCCGTCTGCAAGTGTTTGCGCGACATCATCGACGATCTCAGCCTGCTACGTGCGGACCGGCTCCCGCTGTCGCTAGGCAAGATCTTCACCAACTTCGAGGCCATGGAACTCTCGGAATTCTTCTCTCCCGTCAACGACCCGGCGGCAATCTCACGCAGCGGCCTCCTTGGTATAATTGACGACCACTGTAATGGCCTTGTCTTGATTAAATACGTTGACCACTATGTGATGAATCCTATCACACTACAAGGGGTGCTtttgcccccgccgccgcccccgtcgacggAGATGAAGGACTTCTACCAAAATGGGGCCAAGTATCTTGTGTTTGATCCCACTGTCGCGCCAGACTATGAGGTCTTCTTGATTCCCCATGTTCCAGGGAGAGATACGTTGGGTCTTTTGTCGCTGGAATTGGAATGGCCACCATCGCCATTTATCTTGTCAGTTTATTCATCAACAAGTAAGCATTGGGAGCAGAGGCCCTTTGTTCGGAAAGGGGACGCCATAGGGTCTATTGGTCATATTCTACAAagtgaaaaagagagagagaagcactACGGTGTTTACCTGCGTGGAGCACTTTATGTGCATTGCCAGAAtgattatttctacaaaatatcaCCCTCAAACGGCGAGTACCAAGTAATCAAGCCACCGCCAGGTATTGAGACAAGCAATCACCGTCAAGTTTATTTGGGCAAATCACGGAACGAG AGACAAGACAATCTACAAGTCGACGGCCCATGGTCTTCACAAGAATATTATTATGATGATGCTGGCCATGATCACATGAAGAAAGCACCACAAGAGTATTGTTATGATTACTTTAGCATACATAATGAGGAAGGACCAGCCGCTGAGGGAACTCGACTTGCTTTTCTCGGATTCCATCCTTTCAACAAAGATGTCGTCTTCTTGACGGACACATCAGAACAAGGATTTGCCTATCATCTTGAGAGCTCTACAGTTGAGCACTTAGAAAAGCTAAACCCAATGACCGAATCTGTCTATTACAACCCCCGAACATTTGTAGAAGTGTCTTTTCCTTTCACGCCTTGTTTGACAGGAGAATTATCGTAA
- the LOC123176990 gene encoding uncharacterized protein, whose amino-acid sequence MKHWEDKMNQCSILVLHARRNPVALLRHLLHLPDQKKKVPRPVKTAVIDTVRRYERIKRRSNGTTPLQLQVNDDLLWSFEEAKGTSDAMLVCHIATSILEARSRGHKQPLSDHEIVATHLSQYCAYLVANSPELLPDDAVWCRSIYEAVKKDATRVLRDGGDQVSTATPEEEHQQLFKLLSEQSKHHVLKDGGELRRRLAELPEGEEVAWKALAEFWSETVVSVAAACDNIDEHAEAVARGGELVTLLWALLAHVGSVDDDTADAAATHGAPDAV is encoded by the coding sequence ATGAAGCATTGGGAGGACAAGATGAACCAGTGCTCGATCCTAGTGCTCCACGCAAGGAGAAACCCGGTGGCTCTTCTTCGACATCTCCTTCATCTGCCTGACCAGAAGAAGAAGGTGCCAAGACCGGTGAAAACCGCCGTCATTGACACGGTGAGAAGGTACGAAAGAATCAAGCGCCGAAGCAATGGCACAACACCTCTGCAGCTACAAGTCAACGATGACCTCCTTTGGTCATTCGAAGAAGCCAAGGGCACATCCGATGCCATGCTTGTGTGTCATATTGCCACAAGCATCCTTGAAGCGAGATCACGTGGCCACAAGCAGCCTCTCTCTGACCATGAGATCGTCGCTACTCACTTGTCACAATACTGCGCCTACTTGGTGGCCAACTCTCCAGAGCTACTACCCGACGATGCCGTGTGGTGCAGGAGCATCTACGAGGCCGTGAAGAAGGATGCCACGCGTGTCCTCCGGGACGGCGGCGATCAGGTGTCGACGGCAACGCCCGAAGAAGAGCATCAGCAGCTGTTCAAGCTGTTGAGCGAGCAGTCGAAGCACCATGTGCTCAAGGATGGCGGGGAGCTCAGGCGGCGGCTGGCGGAGCTGCCGGAAGGAGAGGAGGTGGCATGGAAAGCCCTCGCGGAGTTCTGGTCGGAGACAGTCGTCTCTGTCGCCGCTGCTTGTGACAATATCGACGAGCACGCGGAGGCCGTCGCCCGGGGCGGGGAGCTGGTGACGCTCCTCTGGGCGCTGCTCGCCCATGTCGGGAGCGTCGACGACGACACCGCCGATGCCGCTGCAACTCATGGTGCTCCCGATGCTGTTTAA